A genome region from Anastrepha obliqua isolate idAnaObli1 chromosome 4, idAnaObli1_1.0, whole genome shotgun sequence includes the following:
- the LOC129243903 gene encoding 39S ribosomal protein L53, mitochondrial: MSIHFSGALKRSNGVIAAISKQLKSVNLKGVKRITITFDPFTENVRPTRDFLSLLSAPKISQTNPNCIIKTDVVCNRQPSDIKFTLIDSAQEKAQVKEIRFISDNLTTLELLQLLNKHISVLAPVEEITSKVATKGEKQKLAASGKKGTKKK; the protein is encoded by the exons atgTCTATACACTTCAGTGGGGCTTTAAAGCGTTCTAATGGAGTTATAGCAGCGATAAGCAAGCAGTTGAAAAGTGTTAATTTAAAAGGTGTCAAAAGAATAACTATTACTTTCGATCCCTTCACGGAAAATGTGAGGCCGACAAG GGATTTTCTATCACTGTTGTCAGCACCCAAAATATCTCAAACAAATCCAAATTGCATAATAAAAACGGACGTTGTTTGTAATCGACAACCATCGGATATAAAATTCACTTTAATTGACTCCGCACAAG AAAAAGCACAAGTAAAAGAGATTCGCTTTATTAGCGACAATTTGACAACACTTGAATTATTACAGTTGCTTAACAAACACATTTCGGTACTAGCGCCTGTTGAAGAGATAACGTCCAAGGTAGCAACTAAAGGGGAAAAACAAAAGTTAGCTGCAAGTGGCAAGAAAGGAACCAAAAAGAAATAA
- the LOC129243904 gene encoding uncharacterized protein LOC129243904, whose translation MAKKHKGTLAVIEQIYQDIPAFTDIFTEESFYMFAFCFVCATILVAFILSRFITIKPVEL comes from the coding sequence ATGGCCAAAAAACATAAGGGCACATTAGCTGTGATTGAGCAGATATACCAAGATATCCCAGCTTTCACAGACATTTTCACTGAGGAGTCTTTTTATAtgtttgcattttgttttgtttgcgcTACTATTTTGGTAGCATTCATATTATCAAGATTTATTACTATAAAGCCAGTTGaactttaa